The Brevibacillus brevis genome contains a region encoding:
- a CDS encoding serine hydrolase domain-containing protein, whose amino-acid sequence MADWVQSFEEYAQKLLAEAKVTGTAVGLAEQGELKYFHGFGLADNTEDAKALTADTVFGIGSVTKSFTCVAIMQLQDAGKLSVHDPVIKYLPELRTPNEAYTREITIHHLMTHTAGFPPLDTLMGAMKRSIVEGGDVLSSSSGLDIDLDRAEEINTKEEFMAYIGKLDYEFLGAPGTEFSYSNDSYAMLGLIIERVSGISYEQFVQDHILVPAGMKNSAFLVEDLPEGAEVATLFTRKSPKDGGEVYRSPSWWDSPSMRAAGFLKSTIHDLLRYTEIFRTGGLVGENRLLSPESVQAMMAPHCSISPFQAYGYGLFVANCHGGTLIEHGGAIKGVAAQIFVLPERNLTGAILMNTDGGPMADLMHGILNASNGRSTDTVPFEYPDYELAVEALPAFTGEYRSSEGATVSVEIEENELVAKSNGTNIPLRSVGEDSFVMKRGETDMFIHFVRDEAGVVTRMGFGARQLIKVLAEKEQTV is encoded by the coding sequence ATGGCGGATTGGGTACAGTCGTTTGAGGAATACGCGCAAAAGCTGCTTGCAGAGGCAAAAGTAACAGGAACAGCAGTCGGATTGGCAGAGCAAGGAGAGCTGAAGTATTTCCATGGCTTCGGTTTGGCAGACAACACAGAGGATGCCAAAGCATTAACCGCTGATACGGTGTTTGGCATCGGTTCCGTGACCAAGTCCTTTACATGTGTGGCCATCATGCAGCTTCAGGACGCAGGTAAGCTATCCGTTCATGATCCGGTCATCAAGTATCTCCCTGAGCTCCGCACGCCTAATGAAGCTTATACCCGGGAGATCACGATCCATCATCTGATGACACATACCGCAGGTTTTCCTCCTTTGGATACATTAATGGGTGCAATGAAAAGAAGTATTGTGGAGGGAGGAGATGTCCTGTCCTCTAGCTCCGGTCTTGATATTGATCTCGATAGAGCGGAAGAGATCAATACAAAAGAAGAATTCATGGCCTATATCGGCAAGCTGGATTATGAGTTTCTAGGTGCGCCTGGAACGGAGTTTAGCTACTCCAACGACAGTTATGCCATGCTCGGACTGATTATTGAACGAGTGAGCGGGATATCTTACGAGCAGTTTGTGCAGGATCATATTTTGGTGCCTGCCGGGATGAAGAACAGTGCTTTTCTCGTCGAGGATTTGCCAGAGGGGGCAGAGGTAGCTACCTTGTTTACCCGAAAAAGCCCGAAGGATGGCGGTGAGGTATACCGTTCTCCTTCATGGTGGGATTCACCATCGATGCGCGCCGCTGGATTTCTGAAATCGACGATTCACGATCTATTGCGCTATACCGAAATATTCAGAACCGGTGGATTGGTGGGCGAGAATCGCTTGCTCTCACCGGAGAGTGTGCAGGCCATGATGGCGCCTCATTGCTCGATATCGCCGTTTCAGGCATATGGCTACGGATTATTTGTGGCAAATTGTCATGGCGGAACGCTAATTGAGCATGGTGGAGCGATCAAAGGTGTTGCGGCACAAATCTTTGTTTTACCCGAGCGTAATCTGACAGGAGCCATTCTCATGAACACAGATGGCGGTCCGATGGCGGATTTGATGCACGGCATTTTGAATGCGAGCAACGGACGTTCTACGGATACAGTACCCTTCGAATATCCGGATTATGAGCTGGCTGTAGAAGCACTCCCCGCATTTACAGGCGAGTATCGCTCTTCCGAAGGGGCTACTGTATCGGTAGAAATCGAAGAGAACGAGCTGGTAGCCAAGAGTAATGGAACGAATATTCCACTTCGTTCAGTAGGAGAAGACAGCTTCGTCATGAAGCGGGGCGAAACGGATATGTTTATCCACTTCGTCCGCGATGAGGCAGGAGTAGTCACACGGATGGGCTTCGGGGCTCGTCAGCTGATCAAGGTCCTTGCCGAAAAAGAACAAACCGTCTAA
- a CDS encoding MFS transporter produces MAMSSLATNNSLWKNGSFVRLWCGTLFSAMADGAFFILLNWFIVNAIGSGAILGTTLICMSIPRLLFMLAGGVAADRLNRKWIMFSSLLARGMILAGFSLLMLQENGAWFPVSLYVMAALFGTVDAFFWPARSSILPSLVSREQLAPANSLMELCHQISLVAGPVVTALLIGTVSYPIMFMILACTFIVGTLFVLSLQTHSSTKETTSEPSTDSKGHSYFKDIVGGIRFTYSIPILAIILTTSLFTNMMFSGPVNMIIPIHVNDLGWDGSAYSSLSTSLGAGMIVGGILTGLFKGFRGKFLLLPVILGGMGVGISSYYFIQQLSFGLVSHFLIGMALSMTNIPFITYIQSIVPANMLGRVMSLLSLMSIGFGPVSYALCSFLLAKNIATPGLLLLIGGIIFASISLCLLFFRSFRQMEQHPNWKRPMVEEQQLPATLSS; encoded by the coding sequence ATGGCGATGAGCTCGCTAGCGACTAACAACTCCCTCTGGAAAAATGGATCATTTGTCCGGTTATGGTGCGGAACTTTATTTTCGGCGATGGCTGACGGAGCTTTCTTCATCCTGCTCAACTGGTTTATCGTGAATGCCATCGGCTCAGGAGCAATCCTCGGCACAACTTTGATCTGTATGTCGATCCCCCGTCTCCTCTTTATGCTGGCGGGCGGGGTGGCTGCCGATCGGCTGAATCGAAAATGGATTATGTTTTCCTCCCTTTTGGCTAGAGGGATGATTCTGGCCGGCTTCAGTTTGCTTATGCTTCAAGAAAATGGCGCCTGGTTCCCTGTCAGTCTGTACGTGATGGCAGCTTTATTCGGAACAGTCGATGCATTTTTTTGGCCAGCACGCAGCTCGATTTTGCCCTCTCTTGTCTCTCGAGAACAACTTGCGCCCGCTAACAGCTTAATGGAACTATGTCACCAGATTAGCTTGGTTGCCGGACCGGTTGTTACTGCCTTATTAATTGGAACAGTGAGTTATCCGATTATGTTTATGATTTTGGCATGCACCTTCATCGTGGGAACACTCTTTGTCCTCTCTCTCCAGACACACTCGTCCACCAAAGAAACGACTTCAGAGCCTTCAACAGATTCAAAGGGACACTCCTATTTCAAGGATATCGTGGGAGGAATTCGTTTTACGTATTCAATCCCGATCCTTGCGATTATTTTAACAACATCACTGTTCACCAACATGATGTTCTCCGGCCCAGTTAATATGATCATTCCCATTCATGTGAATGACCTCGGATGGGACGGGAGTGCTTATAGCTCACTCAGTACCTCTCTTGGAGCGGGCATGATTGTCGGCGGGATTTTGACCGGATTGTTCAAAGGATTCCGTGGAAAATTCCTGTTACTCCCCGTTATCCTTGGAGGAATGGGAGTTGGAATCAGCTCGTATTATTTCATCCAGCAGCTTTCCTTTGGGCTCGTCTCTCATTTTCTCATCGGAATGGCACTCAGTATGACAAATATTCCGTTTATCACCTATATTCAAAGCATCGTTCCTGCCAACATGCTCGGTCGCGTCATGTCATTGCTTTCCTTGATGTCCATCGGCTTTGGGCCAGTCAGCTATGCACTGTGCTCCTTTCTTCTCGCCAAGAATATCGCAACACCGGGGCTTCTATTACTCATTGGCGGTATCATATTTGCAAGTATCAGCCTTTGCCTGTTGTTTTTCCGTTCGTTCCGGCAAATGGAGCAGCATCCGAACTGGAAGCGACCTATGGTAGAGGAGCAGCAGCTTCCTGCCACCCTTTCTTCGTAA
- a CDS encoding winged helix-turn-helix domain-containing protein, whose amino-acid sequence MKRYVVVETLDQLKAVSDSLRLQIITLLVKEAYTGKQLATILSLSPSKVHYHLKELESHGFVEVVRTEEKNGIVQKFYRAVAYDFKVSDALLPSLREDSILLQETMLNHLRSSITRLYNAPDESFLLFSDQEDRPPAIAVNSEVKAPRKEIFAWIKKYQSLLDELAEMEDRYLERISAGEAEDTVENFYMVTVGFMTNERYYVAEDDSLPDNYELQQSESRHFTGKIVVKKKKEDNGDELASD is encoded by the coding sequence TTGAAACGATACGTAGTTGTGGAAACTCTGGATCAATTAAAAGCTGTCAGTGATTCCTTGCGTCTTCAAATTATCACGCTGCTGGTCAAGGAGGCATACACAGGCAAGCAGCTCGCAACAATACTCTCCCTTTCTCCCTCTAAAGTCCACTATCACCTGAAGGAATTGGAAAGCCACGGCTTCGTTGAGGTCGTACGCACGGAAGAAAAGAACGGGATCGTGCAAAAGTTTTATCGGGCTGTTGCATACGACTTCAAGGTAAGTGATGCTTTACTGCCCTCCCTACGAGAAGACAGTATCCTGCTGCAGGAAACAATGTTAAACCATCTGCGTTCCAGCATCACTCGGCTTTATAACGCTCCAGACGAATCATTCTTGCTCTTTTCGGATCAGGAGGATCGACCGCCAGCAATTGCAGTTAACTCCGAAGTGAAAGCACCTCGGAAGGAAATATTTGCTTGGATCAAAAAATATCAGTCTTTACTTGATGAGCTAGCCGAAATGGAAGATCGCTACTTAGAGAGGATTTCTGCTGGAGAAGCTGAGGATACGGTTGAAAACTTTTACATGGTCACAGTCGGGTTCATGACGAATGAACGCTACTACGTCGCAGAAGACGATTCCTTGCCAGATAACTATGAGCTCCAGCAGTCTGAATCCAGGCATTTCACCGGCAAGATTGTGGTGAAGAAAAAGAAGGAGGACAATGGCGATGAGCTCGCTAGCGACTAA
- a CDS encoding MFS transporter — protein MAILQHPVFRRLYTAHIVHIIGNEFTFIAVVGLLHDLSGSGLSFAAGTVFRMIPYVFASFFAGTLVENWDKRRVMIVVNLLRGILVSLFFFITSATYLWVAFLLLILVNVCSAFFQPAMQVAIVQSVEEKDRLAANSLLQGTTSFLIIVCQGVAAVLVYLFSYRYNFLLDAACYLLSLFILLPLPHIANNVVSKAAVPFMERLNEGFRYIGKHREIGSVIGYQMAERVCGAYYIMLMYYVLTERGEGLYVFGLLDIPLGLGGVIAGIAVNKLSDSLSEKGTWRVQGWALVAMGCSIFAVFHMKPLLGLAIAILFASTAQFSSSILSVTKLQRLSDPAYLARVFSIREMATMGSFSASCLILGFSAEQVGSAAVSVWLGFFGVAAGLLWLWSRRKLQKIVNVRIDSSA, from the coding sequence GTGGCGATCTTACAACATCCCGTCTTTCGCCGTTTGTATACGGCCCACATTGTACACATCATCGGAAATGAATTTACATTTATTGCGGTCGTTGGACTTTTACATGATTTAAGTGGATCGGGTCTTTCTTTTGCGGCAGGTACTGTGTTTCGCATGATCCCTTATGTATTTGCCAGCTTTTTCGCAGGAACGCTTGTGGAGAATTGGGATAAACGGCGGGTTATGATTGTCGTCAATTTGCTTCGCGGCATTCTCGTCAGTTTGTTTTTCTTCATCACATCTGCGACCTACTTATGGGTGGCGTTTTTGTTATTGATTCTGGTCAATGTTTGCAGTGCTTTTTTTCAACCAGCCATGCAGGTCGCGATCGTACAATCGGTGGAGGAAAAAGACAGGCTGGCTGCCAATTCCCTTTTGCAGGGAACGACTTCGTTTCTCATTATTGTCTGTCAGGGTGTGGCAGCAGTTCTGGTTTACTTGTTCTCCTATCGCTACAACTTTTTGCTCGATGCCGCCTGTTATTTGTTGTCGCTGTTCATCTTGCTTCCGCTGCCGCATATTGCCAACAATGTTGTGTCGAAAGCCGCTGTACCTTTTATGGAAAGGCTAAATGAGGGCTTCCGCTATATCGGCAAACATCGGGAAATTGGCAGTGTGATCGGCTATCAGATGGCGGAACGTGTATGTGGAGCCTATTACATTATGCTTATGTACTATGTTCTTACGGAGCGGGGAGAGGGCTTGTATGTATTCGGACTATTGGATATTCCGTTGGGCCTTGGAGGTGTGATCGCTGGGATTGCCGTGAACAAGCTGTCTGACAGCCTGAGTGAAAAGGGAACGTGGCGTGTCCAAGGATGGGCACTCGTAGCGATGGGATGCTCGATTTTCGCCGTGTTTCATATGAAGCCACTACTTGGGCTGGCAATCGCTATTCTCTTTGCATCAACGGCTCAGTTTAGCTCTTCGATATTGTCTGTGACAAAGCTTCAGCGGCTGTCTGATCCTGCTTATTTGGCTCGCGTTTTTTCCATTCGGGAAATGGCGACGATGGGAAGCTTTTCTGCGAGCTGCTTGATACTCGGATTCAGTGCAGAGCAGGTCGGCAGTGCCGCTGTCTCCGTGTGGCTTGGGTTCTTTGGGGTTGCAGCAGGACTTCTATGGCTTTGGAGCCGTCGCAAGTTGCAAAAGATAGTAAACGTCAGGATAGATTCCTCCGCTTAA
- a CDS encoding MFS transporter, whose amino-acid sequence MKELWRQRSFRWYWLGMFLSGLGDQFGWMGLTWFVMNKTGSPAAMGGVVLAYMLPAVFAGLVAGVLLDRFDRRKLIMMDNVARGLIFIALVALLQVDQVPLFVIYALIVIAGILSPLSTAGAQTLLPRIVSDKNQLVKANGVMETQWQIVYMFGPALAGVLIGLIGEAYVLLIDAASFFVCAFCFSRLPRELTKSANPTAIAKGQMGVFFRSLLSDMRTGYRYIFGRKQLIILVFFTFLFNMSYGPIEIALPLYANQDLAGGSVALGMLWSSLAVGALLGSLFFSTVTWKLPLGSTLAGIIVAWGLTTLPIALFSRLEIAMASMVVAGFCFAPYNIMYRSYLQKQVPDALLGRVLTSVRTITGTGMPAGAAVSGFLIPFLGVQGIIGAGAAVCIICGLLAFGALKNLEDSSSLPIEER is encoded by the coding sequence ATGAAGGAATTATGGCGGCAGCGTTCATTTCGCTGGTATTGGCTGGGGATGTTTTTATCTGGTCTGGGGGATCAGTTTGGCTGGATGGGCTTGACGTGGTTTGTCATGAATAAAACAGGCTCACCTGCTGCGATGGGCGGGGTTGTTCTTGCGTATATGCTCCCTGCTGTTTTTGCTGGTTTAGTGGCGGGGGTTTTGCTGGATCGGTTTGATCGGCGCAAGCTCATCATGATGGACAATGTGGCGCGAGGCCTCATTTTTATAGCGTTGGTCGCATTATTGCAGGTCGATCAAGTTCCGCTATTTGTGATATACGCACTGATTGTGATTGCAGGAATCCTTTCTCCGTTGAGCACAGCCGGGGCACAGACTTTGTTGCCGAGAATCGTCTCGGACAAAAATCAATTGGTCAAAGCGAATGGCGTGATGGAAACGCAATGGCAAATTGTTTATATGTTTGGACCGGCACTCGCGGGTGTTTTAATTGGGTTGATTGGTGAGGCTTATGTTCTGTTGATCGATGCGGCCAGCTTTTTTGTATGTGCCTTCTGCTTCTCCCGGTTGCCGCGAGAGCTTACGAAAAGTGCGAATCCTACAGCGATTGCAAAAGGCCAAATGGGAGTGTTCTTCCGTTCTCTCTTGAGTGACATGCGGACAGGGTATCGCTACATATTTGGGCGCAAGCAATTGATTATTCTTGTTTTCTTTACGTTTTTGTTTAACATGTCGTACGGTCCTATTGAAATTGCACTACCCCTGTATGCGAATCAGGATTTGGCAGGAGGATCTGTTGCATTAGGGATGCTGTGGTCTTCTTTGGCAGTCGGGGCATTACTAGGCTCTCTCTTTTTCTCGACGGTTACGTGGAAACTTCCATTGGGTTCGACGCTCGCAGGGATTATCGTGGCGTGGGGATTGACCACATTGCCAATCGCTTTATTCTCGAGGTTGGAGATCGCGATGGCTTCGATGGTTGTGGCAGGCTTTTGCTTTGCTCCCTATAACATCATGTACAGAAGCTATCTGCAAAAACAGGTGCCCGATGCTCTCTTGGGGCGTGTATTGACCAGCGTTCGTACGATTACGGGGACAGGAATGCCGGCAGGAGCGGCTGTCTCTGGCTTCCTCATACCCTTCTTGGGCGTTCAAGGGATCATTGGAGCCGGAGCAGCCGTATGCATCATTTGTGGTCTTCTTGCATTCGGGGCATTGAAAAACTTGGAGGATTCCTCATCACTTCCGATTGAGGAGAGGTGA
- a CDS encoding SDR family NAD(P)-dependent oxidoreductase, giving the protein MPFAMEIKTLHKKEEDDMSTPRIVVITGASGGLGLALTRLHLEKGDCVIATSRKAINEKLVSLQEAYPNHLHHYPLDVSSNEDIRQFAAWVHIRFERCDFLYNNAGMAVFEPLIDMRVEELEETLRTNISGVLYTTRAFLPMMLQQKHGHIITVASLAGQVATAKAAVYAASKAAVIRFSEGLHHELQGTGIAVTCAMPGPIDTPFLDKADKTGSYRSKVSRYLLTPEQTAKAIYQAAEAKRPEVAMPFRLHALSRIYFLLPQWLKHLVSPLLNRK; this is encoded by the coding sequence TTGCCATTCGCAATGGAAATCAAAACTCTACACAAGAAAGAAGAGGATGACATGTCGACTCCCCGTATTGTCGTCATCACCGGGGCTTCTGGTGGCCTTGGTCTCGCTTTGACACGACTTCATTTGGAAAAAGGTGATTGTGTCATTGCCACGAGTCGCAAAGCCATCAACGAGAAACTCGTTTCGCTACAAGAAGCTTATCCTAATCATCTCCATCATTACCCGTTAGACGTCAGCAGCAACGAAGATATTCGGCAGTTCGCTGCATGGGTGCACATCCGCTTCGAACGCTGTGATTTTCTTTACAACAATGCCGGGATGGCAGTCTTTGAACCACTTATCGATATGCGCGTAGAGGAGCTGGAAGAAACTTTGCGAACGAATATTTCCGGTGTTCTCTACACGACCCGTGCCTTTTTGCCGATGATGCTTCAACAAAAGCACGGTCATATTATCACGGTTGCCTCACTTGCCGGACAGGTCGCAACAGCCAAAGCTGCGGTATATGCAGCCAGCAAAGCAGCTGTCATCCGCTTTAGCGAAGGATTGCACCATGAACTGCAAGGCACTGGAATTGCTGTGACGTGTGCGATGCCAGGACCGATCGACACACCCTTTTTGGATAAGGCAGACAAAACGGGTAGCTATCGAAGCAAAGTGAGTCGGTATTTATTGACACCGGAACAAACAGCAAAGGCCATTTACCAAGCGGCGGAAGCAAAGCGTCCGGAGGTTGCCATGCCATTTCGTCTGCATGCGCTCTCCCGCATCTACTTTTTATTGCCTCAGTGGCTAAAACACCTCGTCTCACCTCTCCTCAATCGGAAGTGA
- a CDS encoding DUF1540 domain-containing protein, producing MPAVKCSVANCEYWAQGNLCSAEEIMVEIDAHATVNLKEEFAGEYGQNTQHQDQAKTSSETCCLTFKPKKSEKK from the coding sequence ATGCCAGCAGTAAAATGTTCAGTAGCAAACTGTGAGTACTGGGCGCAGGGCAATCTTTGCAGCGCCGAAGAGATCATGGTAGAAATTGACGCCCACGCTACCGTAAACCTGAAAGAAGAATTCGCAGGCGAGTACGGTCAAAACACGCAGCATCAGGATCAGGCAAAGACATCTTCTGAAACCTGTTGTCTGACGTTCAAGCCGAAGAAATCCGAAAAGAAATAA
- a CDS encoding 5' nucleotidase, NT5C type, whose protein sequence is MKPDKILTIGIDIDGTVTSPSSIVPLMNESFGRDLRYEDCVEYNLANVYQITDAEFEAWLDQNGERLYDGAPVHGIADQVLRDWFSSHKLVYISAREDRHRDVTLQWFARYNIPHHEVDLIGSHDKLSAARKWGVDLFLEDRLENALQLSEALQIPVFLFDTPYNQASLPPLVHRVTTWEEVAQKVNELFPATTSV, encoded by the coding sequence ATGAAACCAGACAAAATCCTAACCATTGGCATTGATATTGACGGTACAGTCACTTCACCTAGCAGTATTGTTCCGTTGATGAATGAGAGCTTTGGAAGAGATTTACGATATGAAGATTGTGTGGAGTACAATTTAGCCAACGTGTATCAAATCACGGACGCAGAATTCGAAGCGTGGCTGGATCAAAACGGGGAGCGCCTTTATGATGGTGCACCTGTTCACGGAATTGCCGATCAGGTTTTGCGCGATTGGTTTTCCTCCCACAAGCTGGTATATATAAGTGCTCGTGAGGATCGTCACCGCGATGTAACCTTACAATGGTTTGCTCGCTACAATATCCCTCATCATGAGGTGGATTTGATTGGGAGCCACGACAAACTGTCAGCTGCTCGCAAATGGGGCGTGGACCTGTTTTTGGAGGATCGTCTGGAGAACGCTTTGCAATTGTCAGAAGCACTGCAAATTCCCGTGTTCTTGTTTGACACTCCTTATAATCAAGCTTCCCTTCCTCCACTCGTCCATCGAGTCACAACTTGGGAAGAGGTCGCCCAAAAAGTCAACGAGCTCTTTCCGGCAACGACAAGCGTATAG